A genome region from Proteus vulgaris includes the following:
- the qseG gene encoding two-component system QseEF-associated lipoprotein QseG has translation MQIRSQKRASPHHEYKKINKKMLGIELLSMAPASTRKIVSNWKQCFLFIMLPLVLSGCTPKSLTETQEPEQEIPVVKQKTIDYRWAECKTLSSFYDEGINNALYWLRVIECTNRIMTTEAQRQASSVVVTGWDDAFYKSILLERAGMTIADRRTQLVLLESYKLQFPSSMRTLLSTWIENQTLILSLAEEKSRYRRLTTDTDNRIDTLRKENSVLQHELNVTLKKLESLTQIERQLSNRKQSSSVDSLSQNEDLAESAPATSAETETVNTEKPTTEKPEVEKTTEKPVSTQSITDKSKGEEKQPSATVVKPEPSKSGSTKTESTKPEAVKPEPVKTDTDTQSSKPTEAGSK, from the coding sequence ATGCAAATCAGGTCACAAAAACGAGCATCTCCTCATCATGAGTATAAAAAAATAAATAAGAAGATGCTTGGTATTGAATTGTTATCTATGGCCCCTGCATCAACTAGAAAAATCGTATCAAATTGGAAGCAGTGTTTCTTATTTATTATGCTTCCGCTGGTTCTTTCAGGGTGTACCCCAAAGTCGCTCACTGAGACACAAGAGCCTGAGCAAGAAATCCCTGTTGTTAAACAAAAAACGATTGATTATCGTTGGGCTGAATGCAAAACATTAAGCTCATTTTATGATGAAGGTATCAATAACGCACTTTATTGGTTACGTGTCATTGAATGTACAAACCGCATAATGACGACAGAAGCACAGCGTCAAGCAAGCAGTGTTGTCGTCACAGGTTGGGATGATGCATTTTATAAAAGTATCCTATTAGAGCGTGCGGGAATGACGATTGCCGATCGTCGAACACAATTAGTGTTATTAGAAAGCTATAAATTACAATTTCCGAGTTCTATGCGAACACTATTATCGACATGGATTGAGAACCAAACACTCATTCTCTCTTTAGCAGAAGAAAAAAGTCGTTATCGTCGTTTAACCACAGATACGGATAATAGAATTGATACGCTAAGAAAAGAAAATAGTGTGTTACAGCATGAACTGAATGTGACCCTGAAAAAGCTTGAAAGCCTTACCCAAATTGAACGTCAGTTATCGAATAGAAAACAGAGTAGCTCTGTTGATTCGCTATCGCAAAATGAAGATTTAGCCGAGAGCGCACCCGCAACCTCTGCGGAAACCGAAACAGTAAATACAGAGAAACCGACTACCGAAAAACCCGAGGTTGAAAAAACGACTGAAAAACCTGTTTCGACGCAATCGATAACAGATAAGTCAAAGGGCGAGGAAAAACAACCTTCTGCAACAGTGGTTAAACCAGAGCCTTCAAAATCAGGATCTACGAAAACTGAATCTACGAAACCTGAGGCGGTAAAACCAGAACCTGTCAAAACGGATACTGACACACAAAGCTCAAAACCGACTGAAGCAGGTTCTAAATAA